Proteins found in one Lysinibacillus fusiformis genomic segment:
- a CDS encoding sensor histidine kinase has translation MKKIATRIWLLIFAFLIITVVFMYVLTNFLYQRLYVQDTEDTMVEVGLKLQTMYDNGKVTDEFIADIEQFNDYSNLNIFAVRNPRELSACVPFDIDYETLIGPEERQKLLAGKYVQKIGYEPRFDRQLISVVVPLVDQNRLEGIIYIYFPLAKISELANSGVILLFISAFIFLVVASYLIYKGIRHIMRPLSDLQRAVEQMSYGNYETRVPVNSRDEIGKLSSTFNKMAEAIQQEDEAQKTFLATVSHELRTPISYVKGYSEAMQNGIITEGQKEETIQLIVREANRMERLTNELLQLARTENEQTDIDLYPIPLGETLREVQKILTHQANKKNITLYLDVDDALIIEADEVKLKQIFINIIENAINYSHENSKVEIVAAEKAGSAQITIRDYGIGIPAEDISHVTERFYRVNKARSRADGGSGLGLSIVEQLLKQLQGTLEIESVVEKGTAVKIRLPLMED, from the coding sequence ATGAAAAAGATTGCCACTCGCATTTGGTTGTTAATTTTCGCTTTTTTAATTATTACCGTTGTCTTTATGTATGTTCTCACAAATTTTTTGTATCAACGTTTATATGTACAAGATACAGAAGATACAATGGTCGAAGTCGGTTTGAAGCTACAGACAATGTATGACAATGGAAAGGTAACGGATGAATTTATCGCAGATATCGAACAATTTAATGATTATTCAAATTTGAATATATTTGCGGTAAGGAATCCACGTGAATTAAGTGCCTGTGTTCCATTTGATATAGATTATGAGACATTGATTGGTCCTGAGGAAAGACAGAAATTATTAGCAGGAAAATATGTGCAAAAAATTGGGTACGAGCCTCGTTTTGATCGACAACTTATTTCGGTGGTTGTACCACTTGTTGATCAAAATCGATTAGAAGGTATTATTTATATTTATTTCCCATTGGCCAAAATCAGTGAATTGGCAAATAGTGGCGTTATTTTATTGTTTATTAGTGCCTTCATATTTTTAGTAGTCGCTAGCTATTTAATTTATAAAGGGATTCGACATATTATGCGACCATTAAGCGATTTACAGCGTGCAGTGGAACAGATGTCCTATGGGAATTATGAGACACGTGTGCCTGTCAATTCACGAGATGAAATCGGTAAACTATCTAGTACCTTTAATAAAATGGCAGAGGCAATTCAGCAAGAGGATGAAGCACAAAAAACGTTCTTGGCAACAGTCTCGCATGAATTACGAACACCGATAAGCTATGTAAAGGGCTATAGCGAAGCCATGCAAAACGGCATCATTACAGAAGGCCAAAAAGAAGAAACCATTCAGCTAATCGTCCGTGAGGCCAACCGCATGGAACGCTTAACAAACGAATTACTTCAACTGGCAAGAACAGAAAATGAACAAACCGATATTGATTTATATCCAATTCCGTTAGGTGAAACATTACGAGAGGTTCAAAAAATATTAACACATCAAGCAAATAAAAAGAACATAACTTTATATTTAGATGTAGATGATGCACTAATTATTGAAGCGGATGAAGTGAAGCTAAAACAAATTTTTATTAACATTATTGAAAATGCGATTAATTACTCGCATGAAAATTCTAAAGTGGAAATTGTTGCGGCTGAAAAGGCTGGTAGTGCCCAAATTACTATTAGGGATTATGGAATCGGTATTCCAGCAGAGGATATATCACATGTTACAGAGCGATTTTATCGTGTTAACAAAGCACGAAGTCGAGCGGACGGTGGTAGTGGACTAGGCTTATCTATTGTTGAACAGTTACTAAAACAGTTACAAGGTACGTTAGAAATTGAAAGTGTTGTTGAAAAAGGCACAGCCGTGAAGATACGGTTGCCATTAATGGAGGATTAA
- a CDS encoding response regulator transcription factor produces MTTVLIVDDEQDMRNLIEMMLNNSDIETFTAASGTEAYDVIVRENIDLVLLDVMMPHEDGFVVCQSIRAMSNVPIIFLTARDANEDKVKGLTLGGDDYIVKPFTHDELVARIYAVLRRSGANITELQQKYVIFGSIKIDEIARKVSVDGKSIPLTLKEFELLHLFMKNPGNAYSREQLLERIWDIDYVGGTRTVDTHIKTLRIKLGKDAAAHIQTVWGVGYRFDPGE; encoded by the coding sequence ATGACAACTGTATTAATAGTTGACGATGAGCAGGATATGCGTAATTTAATTGAAATGATGCTCAATAACTCTGATATAGAGACATTTACTGCCGCTAGTGGAACTGAGGCTTACGATGTAATAGTACGTGAAAATATAGATTTAGTATTACTTGATGTAATGATGCCACATGAGGATGGTTTTGTTGTTTGTCAAAGCATTCGTGCTATGTCCAATGTACCGATTATTTTTCTGACTGCACGTGATGCGAATGAGGATAAGGTGAAAGGTCTTACACTTGGTGGGGATGATTATATTGTTAAACCATTTACACATGATGAACTGGTAGCTAGAATTTATGCTGTATTAAGAAGAAGTGGTGCGAATATTACAGAGCTACAGCAGAAGTACGTGATTTTTGGCTCTATTAAAATAGATGAAATAGCACGAAAAGTATCTGTTGATGGAAAGAGTATTCCACTTACTTTAAAGGAATTTGAGCTATTGCACTTATTTATGAAAAATCCAGGTAATGCCTATTCCAGAGAGCAATTACTAGAACGGATTTGGGATATTGATTATGTAGGTGGTACGCGCACGGTTGATACACATATTAAAACGTTGCGAATAAAGCTTGGAAAGGATGCGGCTGCACATATTCAAACCGTTTGGGGAGTGGGCTACCGCTTTGATCCTGGCGAATGA
- a CDS encoding YncE family protein gives MIKLKKWAFFIFSLLQILWLAGCAEKSYEPIERERSFIASLNIQEPSLDFIDEDGNVLATWLFDKAYSGAILLGDDQVLLYGHQLNNIDVYTISTGEKLYSKKVEIGTTNVYYDDNIKQFFITNSKTNTVTSFDQEGNQLATQQLGNYPMSMASYRDKLYVINFKDTKLSVLNMKDLTIEQEWPIQKSAHGIAVLEETHELWIGGHGEGSKPNSSVKKYDLTTGQLHGEIDMPLMPVGLKKTKDAVLVVSHGHNELYVADFDGHIKWQQEVGANPFVVNQFKDYIVVAGYDDHTLYFIKDGQKEKTVDVGKGAFQLLVREEQ, from the coding sequence GTGATAAAGTTGAAAAAATGGGCATTCTTCATTTTTTCGTTACTACAAATTCTATGGTTAGCGGGTTGCGCTGAAAAGTCATATGAACCCATTGAAAGGGAACGAAGTTTTATAGCTTCATTAAACATACAAGAACCATCATTAGATTTTATTGATGAGGATGGCAATGTACTTGCAACATGGTTATTTGATAAAGCTTATTCAGGGGCCATCCTATTAGGAGATGACCAAGTTTTATTATATGGACACCAATTAAATAACATAGACGTCTATACAATATCAACTGGAGAAAAGCTCTATTCAAAAAAAGTAGAGATTGGTACGACCAATGTATACTACGATGACAACATCAAGCAATTTTTTATCACGAATAGTAAAACCAATACAGTGACAAGCTTTGATCAAGAAGGCAATCAGTTAGCCACACAACAGCTTGGCAATTATCCGATGTCAATGGCATCTTATAGGGATAAACTGTATGTTATTAATTTTAAAGATACAAAATTATCTGTGTTAAATATGAAGGATTTGACTATTGAGCAAGAGTGGCCGATTCAAAAATCTGCACATGGAATAGCTGTCCTAGAAGAAACACATGAACTATGGATAGGCGGTCATGGAGAAGGAAGTAAGCCAAATAGTTCAGTTAAAAAATATGATTTGACTACAGGCCAACTGCATGGAGAGATTGACATGCCTTTGATGCCAGTAGGGTTAAAAAAGACCAAAGATGCCGTTCTTGTTGTAAGTCATGGTCACAACGAGTTATATGTGGCTGATTTTGATGGTCATATCAAATGGCAGCAAGAGGTTGGAGCAAATCCCTTTGTAGTGAATCAGTTTAAAGATTATATTGTTGTCGCTGGCTATGACGATCACACATTGTACTTTATAAAGGATGGCCAGAAGGAAAAAACAGTTGATGTAGGGAAAGGTGCTTTTCAGCTGTTAGTAAGGGAGGAACAATGA
- a CDS encoding glycosyltransferase family 2 protein — translation MISISLCMIVKNEEDVIGRCLESVKDLVDEINIVDTGSTDSTKQVVAQYTDRVFDFKWIHHFAAARNYSFQQATKEYILWLDADDVFLEEDRQKLKALKASLTSNVDAVSMNYHLSFDHEGNADALIRRYRLVRREKQFQWIGAVHEYLEVGGVLFDSDVAVSHLPLTHDHARNITIYRQLIEAGETLSPRDTFYFANELVDHGQFEEAIYYYELFLTSKLGWVEDNIRACLKLADCYSHLNDKENNFNAILRSFEYDVPRPEACCRLGYHFMEQYKNYEAIFWYEQALVIKQKSNAPFQNKSFSTWLPHLQLCVLYDRLQQYELANAHNELAGSFIPNDPKILHNKEYFKRILTINQNDS, via the coding sequence ATGATTTCCATTAGCTTATGTATGATTGTAAAAAATGAAGAAGATGTTATTGGTCGATGTCTTGAATCCGTCAAAGATCTAGTAGATGAAATTAATATTGTCGATACTGGATCAACAGATAGTACAAAACAAGTGGTTGCACAGTATACAGACAGAGTTTTTGATTTTAAATGGATACATCACTTTGCAGCAGCACGAAACTATTCCTTTCAACAAGCAACAAAGGAATACATCCTCTGGCTAGATGCAGATGATGTTTTTCTAGAGGAAGATCGACAAAAATTAAAGGCACTCAAAGCATCTCTAACCTCTAATGTAGATGCTGTTTCAATGAATTATCATTTAAGTTTCGATCATGAGGGTAATGCAGACGCCTTAATAAGAAGATATCGTCTAGTCAGAAGAGAAAAACAATTTCAATGGATTGGTGCAGTTCATGAATATTTAGAAGTCGGTGGCGTGTTGTTTGATAGTGATGTCGCCGTTAGCCATTTACCGTTAACCCACGATCACGCCCGAAATATTACGATTTATAGACAACTGATTGAAGCAGGAGAAACACTATCACCACGTGATACATTTTATTTTGCTAATGAATTAGTAGATCATGGTCAATTTGAGGAAGCTATTTACTATTATGAATTATTTTTAACCTCCAAATTAGGCTGGGTAGAAGATAATATTCGTGCCTGCTTAAAATTAGCAGATTGCTATTCCCATTTAAATGATAAAGAAAACAACTTCAATGCTATTTTACGAAGCTTTGAATACGATGTTCCCCGCCCCGAAGCCTGCTGTCGCCTAGGCTATCATTTCATGGAGCAATACAAGAATTACGAAGCAATTTTTTGGTACGAGCAAGCACTTGTTATTAAACAAAAATCAAACGCTCCTTTTCAAAACAAAAGCTTTTCTACATGGCTCCCTCACCTACAGCTCTGTGTGCTTTACGACCGCTTACAACAATATGAACTAGCCAATGCACATA